The nucleotide sequence AGCTTAATGCACCGGGCTACCCTTTTTACTTATTATTTAAAACTTTAATTCCTCAAAAAAATTATTCCCAATTCTAGAAATTTATGATTCAGTTCAGCTTGATAACTCGATAAGTTGTATTGACGGAACAAAATTACTCTTTCAAATGTGGGATGAATGAGATCTCTCCGCTCTGATTTCGAACTCTAATTGAAGTTTTGATTTGACAATGAAAAGATTCTTAATATAAAGCAATTCCTCCTTAATAAATCGTATGCATTGCAAAGTCAAATTAGCCGAACCAATAATTTTGAATATCACATGATtataaaagaaactaaacaaactttgtatcttaattttattttcttatttatctaattatttcttatttttataatatttttttgcaTTATTTAGCTCCTTCCTCTCGAGCTTAGTCCATTTcatttcacacacacacacaccgaAATCTGAGTCCACACACAAAAAATGCCGATAGACGCATCCGCCAAGATCTTCGTCGCCGGCCACCGCGGACTCGTCGGATCCGCCGTAGTCCGAAAACTCCACCAATTAGGCTACACAAATCTCCTCCTCCGCACACATTCCGATCTCGACCTCACAAACCAATCCGCCGTCGAATCCTTCTTCGCCGCCGAGAAACCTCAATACGTCATCCTCGCCGCCGCTAAAGTCGGTGGCATACACGCAAACAACACATATCCAGCAGATTTCATCACTGTAAATCTCCAAATCCAAACAAACGTCATCGTTTCGTCATTCAATCACAAAGTCCAAAAGCTTCTGTTCCTCGGTTCCTCATGTATTTACCCTAAATTTGCACCTCAGCCAATTCCCGAAAATGCCCTTTTAACTGCTCCTTTAGAACCTACAAACGAATGGTACGCTATTGCAAAAATTGCCGGTATCAAAATGTGTCAGGCTTATAGGCTACAACATAATTTTGATGCTATTTCAGCAATGCCGACAAATTTATACGGTACAAATGACAATTTTCACCCTGAGAATTCACACGTTTTACCTGCATTATTACGTAGGTTTCATGAAGCAAAAATTAACAACCTAGATAAGGTTGTTGTGTGGGGGACAGGTTCACCTTTAAGGGAATTTTTACACGTGGATGATTTAGCTGATGCTGTGATATTTTTATTAGAAAATTACAGTGATTTAGAACATGTGAATGTTGGGAGTGGGAGTGAAGTTACTATAAAGGAATTAGCTGAGTTAGTTAAGGAAGTTGTGGGGTTTAAAGGTGAATTGATTTGGGATTCGACTAAGCCGGATGGGACACCAAGGAAGCTTATGGATACTTCAAAGCTTGTTGGATTGGGATGGACACCCAAGATTTCGCTTCGGGATGGTCTTGTTGATACCTATAAATGGTATTTGGAGAATTATGGCAAGCAGTAGTTCAGGTGATTGTTGAATGTTTCCCTGTGTTATTTTTTTAACTGCAAGATATGAGATTGTTATTCTTGTTTGTTACATTGCTCAAAGATTATTATGATAAGCTTATGGAAGcttagttgaattattgattatcTTTTGTATTGGTTTGATTACTATGTATGTTAATTATTTTTTCCGCAGCTCTATTTATATTGAATGTGCTGCTCTCAATAATCCATGTCGAATATTGGAATAGTTCATTATGAAATGTCTAAAAGCACGGAGCAATTTGTATTGAATTCTACTTCTGGTTGGTGATAAACTAGTTGAGAATGTAAATAACTATTTTACACACTAAGAGTTTCTTTTAACCATTTGTGGGAAATCCATCTTGGTGTAAAGATATTAGTTTTTTGTTTGGTATTGAAATTTATCTTTTGCATCTACAAACAGATGTTCATTTATTTAGAAAGAGTGTACGTACTTCCTTTTGTTAGACTTTGTAAGTTGTGGAATTCAACATGTAGTTGGCGCACATGTGCATTATAGAGAGAAAATGTCCTCTTCCAAACATTCTGTATCACTCTAGTACTGAAAGAAAGTGATAAAGGGCGACCACACAGATTTATTTGGCATGACACAGGAAGCTTCCACTTCCAGTAATTTAGCTCTTGGAATGTGGGGGTGCAAGAAATACTTGTAAATTGACCGTAGGGGTATCTGCTCGAGTCTAACATCATAAGTGAGGTCATACTATTAGTTCCTATTCCGATACCAACCTTTCCTATGAGAGCTGATATCTGCAATATTAGCTCAAAACTTTGTACCCTATTCATCACTTCATCTGTACCTTAAAAGCAACTATAAACTAAATATCATGTACTTATAGTATCGTTGTCATATAGCGTTAGGTAGTTGTGCCAGGTAGGCAAATTCTGCTTAGGTTAGATCAGAACATACATTGCGTGTCACTTTCAGCATATTGGTTGCGGGGTCTAGactttttatttttggtattaaTCTGCCAACGGTTCCTATGAGCCGGTCTGCAGTGAGCTTATATGCGCAGACCGCAGTTCAATACCGAAACCAATTCTGAAACTCATATTTAAATGCTGCTTTGAATTTTAATGTTATCAAGGACATACAGTATTGCGTTCACGAGAAAATTTTTCCTGCAGAAAGATCATAACTGTTAAGACACCTTGATCCATTTATGAACATCTCTATATTTCTGTTCTGATCTTTCAAATGGACGTGTTCCAGGTATATCTGCTGGTCCCACAAAGTTTAGAGTAGGTTGTAGTTTTAAAACACAAAATTATATGGTGTTTTTTCAACTAAAATTGCTCTCTTCAATGTTTAGACTTTTGCTTGTCTTGAGGAATATATCAATATA is from Nicotiana tabacum cultivar K326 chromosome 18, ASM71507v2, whole genome shotgun sequence and encodes:
- the LOC107831894 gene encoding putative GDP-L-fucose synthase 2: MPIDASAKIFVAGHRGLVGSAVVRKLHQLGYTNLLLRTHSDLDLTNQSAVESFFAAEKPQYVILAAAKVGGIHANNTYPADFITVNLQIQTNVIVSSFNHKVQKLLFLGSSCIYPKFAPQPIPENALLTAPLEPTNEWYAIAKIAGIKMCQAYRLQHNFDAISAMPTNLYGTNDNFHPENSHVLPALLRRFHEAKINNLDKVVVWGTGSPLREFLHVDDLADAVIFLLENYSDLEHVNVGSGSEVTIKELAELVKEVVGFKGELIWDSTKPDGTPRKLMDTSKLVGLGWTPKISLRDGLVDTYKWYLENYGKQ